In one window of Trachemys scripta elegans isolate TJP31775 chromosome 5, CAS_Tse_1.0, whole genome shotgun sequence DNA:
- the CTSO gene encoding cathepsin O, which translates to MQYFPANLQIRFSTLESIKRIGSLNSLLSDDNTTAFYGINQFSHLFAEDFKAIYLRSRPYRVPRYTEVLKRKETPLPTKFDWRDKNVVTKVRNQQTCGGCWAFSIVGGIESAYAIKVNILEELSVQQVIDCSYNNYGCHGGSTVSALSWLNQTQVKLVKDSEYTFKAQTGLCHYFQPSDFGVSITDYTAYDFSGQEDEMMKKLVNCGPLTVTVDAVSWQDYLGGIIQYHCSSGKANHAVLITGFDRTGSIPYWIVRNSWGHTWGINGYAHIKIGSNVCGIADTVSSVFV; encoded by the exons ATGCAGTATTTTCCTGCCAATCTACAGATTAGATTCAGCACACTG GAAAGTATTAAAAGAATTGGGAGTTTGAATTCTTTATTATCAGATGACAACACGACTGCTTTCTATGGAATAAATCAGTTTTCTCACTTGTTTGCTGAAGATTTTAAAG CTATTTATTTAAGAAGCAGACCTTACAGAGTTCCCAGATACACAGAAGTGCTGAAGAGAAAGGAAACACCGTTACCAACAAAATTTGACTGGAGGGACAAGAATGTGGTCACCAAAGTGAGAAATCAGCAAACA tgtgGAGGCTGCTGGGCTTTCAGCATTGTGGGTGGAATAGAATCTGCCTATGCAATCAAAGTGAATATTCTGGAAGAACTCAGTGTACAGCAGGTCATTGACTGTTCATACAACAATTACGGCTGCCATGGTGGCTCTACTGTTAGTGCTCTCAGCTGGCTGAATCAG ACACAAGTAAAATTGGTGAAAGATTCTGAATACACTTTTAAAGCTCAAACAGGACTGTGCCATTATTTCCAGCCCTCTGATTTTGGAGTTTCAATCACAGATTATACTGCGTATGACTTCAG TGGCCAGGAAGACGAAATGATGAAGAAGCTTGTTAACTGTGGACCTTTGACAGTGACAGTAGATGCAGTTAGCTGGCAGGATTATCTGGGTGGGATCATACAGTATCACTGCTCCAGTGGAAAAGCAAATCATGCTGTTCTCATCACCGGTTTTGATAGAACAG gtagcatccctTACTGGATAGTACGCAACTCGTGGGGGCACACATGGGGAATAAATGGTTATGCTCATATTAAAATAGGTAGTAATGTCTGTG GTATAGCAGATACAGTTTCATCTGTGTTTGTTTGA